GGTCCACTGTGGGGCCGGACGGTCCAGAGCGCGCTCGAGAAGGTCGAGATATTCGCTACGGTCAACCTCGGTGACGCCCAGACTGGCCAAGTGCGGCGTGCTCCACTGCACGTCCAACAATCCCTCGCCGAGTTCACACACCAACCTCAGCAGAGCCGTCTTGGAGGCGTCGCGGCCATGTTGCGGGTCGTGGAACATCGATTCCCCACTGAACAGACCGCCCACATTGACGCCGTAGAGCCCACCCACGAGACGCCCCTTGTCGTCCCAGGTTTCCACCGAATGGGCCCAGCCGCGTCGATGAAGGTAGCCATAAGAGTCGATGACGCGGCCATCGATCCAGGCGTTGGGGCGATCCGGGTCGGCGCATCGTGCGATGACCTCGTCAAAGGCACGGTCGACGGTCG
The genomic region above belongs to Cutibacterium equinum and contains:
- the aat gene encoding leucyl/phenylalanyl-tRNA--protein transferase, giving the protein MTVPELFGDPDQWPDQDLIAITGVLGPQLVLTALHEGVFPMPIADDEVPPQLQGAMAWWSPMRRGVLLPGHLKVARSLRKTTKHQTTTVDRAFDEVIARCADPDRPNAWIDGRVIDSYGYLHRRGWAHSVETWDDKGRLVGGLYGVNVGGLFSGESMFHDPQHGRDASKTALLRLVCELGEGLLDVQWSTPHLASLGVTEVDRSEYLDLLERALDRPAPQWTSPDDPAWNGAQLLDRLEDMSA